In Candidatus Melainabacteria bacterium, the genomic stretch AACTACGATACCACAAAGGATTCTGTTTTTTAATCAGGCAAAGTATGGGAATTGAAAATTTAATATTTGTGGAATTAATTAATGAATAAAAATTGTGAAACTTGATTAACGCGTCTTAATTGCAATACAGTAAAAACCTTAGCCCTGAAGAAATCCCGTTTTAAACATTAAACTTAAACTCAATTACATCACTGTCTTGAACCAGGTAGTCTTTGCCTTCAAATCTAGCAAGTCCGGCTTCTCTTACTGCATGTTTACTGCCAAGTCTTATTAGATCATTATATTTCATTACTTCTGCTTTAATAAATCCTTTTTCAAAATCAGTATGAATTATTCCAGCTGCTTGAAGTGCTTTTGTGTTTTTTGGTATTGCCCAGGCCCTTGTTTCTTTTTCATTATTTGTAAAAAAAGTAGTTAGTCCTAAAAGATCAAATGTAGCTTTTATTAAATCATTAACACCGGTAGAGACGCGATGAATCGCGTCTCTACCAAGAAATATTTTTTTCTCTTCTTCACTTAAGGCAATTAATTCAGCTTCTAATCCTGCACAAATTGGTACACACTTTGCATTTGTTGCTATTGCATAATTTTTTATATCTTCTATAAATTGATTTTGGCTTTGATTATAGAAATCTTTTTCAGAGACATTTGCAGCATAAATTACAGGCTTAGTAGATAAAAGGAAAAGTGTAGAGATGCCCAGCCTGGCGTCTCTACTTATAGATTTTCTTTCATTTAAATTTTTCTTAATTTGTTCAAGAATAGCTAGCTCTTCAATACTTTCTTTATCATGTCCTTTTGCTTTT encodes the following:
- the ychF gene encoding redox-regulated ATPase YchF, translating into MYRAGIIGLPNVGKSTLFNALINNYHAEVSNYPFCTIDPNIGIVNLPDERLTKLAKVVKTSKTIPAGFEFVDIAGLVKGASKGEGLGNQFLSHIREVDAIVHVVRCFSNENIIHVEGSINPLRDIETIKIELALSDFQSTTKRIETVSRKAKGHDKESIEELAILEQIKKNLNERKSISRDARLGISTLFLLSTKPVIYAANVSEKDFYNQSQNQFIEDIKNYAIATNAKCVPICAGLEAELIALSEEEKKIFLGRDAIHRVSTGVNDLIKATFDLLGLTTFFTNNEKETRAWAIPKNTKALQAAGIIHTDFEKGFIKAEVMKYNDLIRLGSKHAVREAGLARFEGKDYLVQDSDVIEFKFNV